In one window of Silvanigrella paludirubra DNA:
- a CDS encoding 4'-phosphopantetheinyl transferase family protein, with product MLDNYIINKNEVHIWIIKIPYVYFNINFHSSVSSRFKLNLNHFLFIKDFNKLMINEKDIKKGFSFYQARDQICSLISKYSLRLLLNNYLNLKFQNYDFEYNKYSKPFLPFDINKLNLHFNLSHSGEYILVSLNSNDNIGTDIEYINSNIDFECLKDQFFSKYELEIWKKLNEIEKIEYFYKIWACKESILKGIGMGFSYSPSNISFDFISDNNAKIIHSSFCLEESDFSQWKTNLFKIDNKYQSAFSVRKNTFQVKYINWNWEKNII from the coding sequence ATGTTAGATAATTATATTATAAATAAAAATGAAGTACATATTTGGATTATTAAAATTCCTTATGTATATTTTAATATAAATTTTCATTCTAGTGTTTCATCAAGATTTAAATTAAATTTAAATCATTTTCTTTTTATAAAAGATTTTAATAAGTTAATGATTAACGAAAAAGATATTAAAAAAGGATTCAGTTTTTATCAGGCACGAGACCAAATATGTTCTTTAATTTCAAAATACTCATTACGATTATTGCTAAATAATTATTTAAATTTAAAATTTCAAAATTACGATTTTGAGTATAATAAGTATTCTAAACCTTTTCTTCCTTTTGATATAAATAAATTAAATTTACATTTTAATTTGTCACATTCAGGAGAATATATATTAGTTTCTTTAAATTCTAATGACAATATAGGAACTGATATTGAATACATTAATTCTAATATTGATTTTGAGTGTTTAAAAGATCAATTTTTCTCAAAATATGAATTAGAGATATGGAAAAAATTAAATGAAATTGAAAAAATAGAATATTTTTATAAAATTTGGGCATGTAAAGAGTCTATTTTAAAAGGGATTGGTATGGGTTTTTCCTATTCACCAAGTAATATTTCATTTGATTTTATTTCTGATAATAATGCTAAAATAATTCATTCATCATTTTGTCTTGAAGAGAGTGATTTTAGTCAATGGAAAACGAATTTATTTAAAATTGATAATAAATATCAGTCCGCTTTTTCTGTTAGAAAAAATACATTCCAGGTTAAATATATAAATTGGAATTGGGAAAAAAATATAATTTAG
- the hutH gene encoding histidine ammonia-lyase: MSHNSEFIIHPGKLSLNDLNNIYKNKFSKFSLNKESKYFIDASVKNVQDLFSQKEVKAVYGVNTGFGKLANTRIQESDLSILQHNLVMSHCTGVGNLLDNNLVKLIAIIKVASLGRGYSGVRYELLESLLNLINHEYYPCIPTKGSVGASGDLAPLAHLVSPLIGVGYVRKNDQVITAIEALKECNIEKFELQPLEGLSLLNGTQVSTALALKGLFKIQDVFEAALVAGAMSVEALNGKLEPFDSRIHELRGHKGQMVVAEKIKCLLNEKNQSSEDHNSGKVQDPYSLRCQPQVMGACLDQINSIANILEIEANAVTNNPISFSDTKEFISGGNFHAEPVAFAADILAIVCSEIASLSERRISLMVDSNFSGLPPFLVNNSGLNSGFMIAQVTAAALVSENKSRSFPCSVDSIPTSANQEDHVSMATHAANRLSEMSDNSSYVIAIELLSAAQAMDLKNGFQASNKIKKVYQEIRNLVPFYEKDRYFADDIEKVKNYIFQNSFLNFY; the protein is encoded by the coding sequence ATGAGCCATAATTCGGAGTTTATTATTCATCCTGGTAAATTATCATTAAATGATTTAAATAATATTTATAAAAATAAATTTAGTAAGTTCTCATTAAATAAAGAGTCGAAATATTTTATAGATGCCTCTGTCAAAAATGTTCAAGATCTATTTTCACAAAAAGAAGTGAAAGCAGTATATGGAGTTAATACAGGATTTGGTAAACTTGCTAATACAAGAATTCAAGAGTCTGATTTATCTATTCTGCAACATAATTTAGTTATGTCACATTGCACTGGAGTAGGTAATTTATTAGATAATAATTTAGTTAAATTAATTGCTATTATAAAAGTAGCAAGTTTAGGAAGAGGCTATTCGGGAGTCCGATACGAATTGCTCGAATCTCTTTTAAATTTAATTAATCATGAATATTATCCTTGTATTCCCACGAAAGGTTCAGTTGGAGCTTCTGGCGATTTAGCGCCTCTGGCTCATTTAGTTTCCCCATTAATAGGGGTTGGTTATGTTCGAAAAAATGATCAAGTTATTACAGCTATTGAAGCACTAAAAGAGTGTAATATAGAAAAATTTGAATTACAGCCCTTAGAAGGATTATCGTTATTAAATGGAACTCAGGTTTCAACAGCTCTTGCATTAAAAGGTCTTTTTAAAATCCAAGATGTATTTGAAGCGGCGCTTGTTGCAGGAGCAATGTCTGTTGAGGCTTTAAACGGTAAATTAGAGCCATTTGACTCAAGAATTCATGAGTTAAGAGGGCATAAAGGTCAAATGGTAGTTGCTGAAAAAATAAAATGTTTATTGAATGAAAAAAATCAATCAAGCGAAGATCATAATTCAGGTAAAGTGCAAGATCCTTATTCGTTACGTTGTCAACCGCAAGTAATGGGGGCTTGTCTTGATCAAATCAATTCAATTGCAAATATTTTAGAAATTGAAGCAAATGCAGTTACAAATAATCCTATTTCATTTTCTGATACAAAAGAGTTTATTTCAGGAGGAAATTTTCATGCAGAGCCCGTTGCCTTTGCTGCAGATATTTTAGCAATTGTATGTTCTGAAATTGCTTCTTTATCAGAAAGAAGAATTTCATTAATGGTAGATTCTAATTTTAGTGGATTACCTCCATTTTTAGTAAATAATAGTGGTTTAAATTCTGGATTTATGATAGCTCAGGTAACAGCGGCAGCTTTAGTAAGTGAAAATAAATCGAGATCGTTTCCTTGTTCTGTTGATAGTATCCCTACTTCAGCAAACCAAGAAGATCATGTTAGCATGGCCACTCATGCAGCAAATCGTCTAAGCGAAATGTCTGACAATTCAAGTTATGTAATTGCTATAGAGTTGTTATCAGCTGCCCAAGCCATGGATTTAAAAAATGGTTTTCAAGCTTCAAATAAAATTAAAAAAGTTTATCAAGAAATAAGAAATCTAGTTCCATTTTACGAAAAAGATAGATACTTTGCAGATGATATTGAAAAAGTAAAAAATTATATTTTTCAAAATTCATTTTTAAATTTTTATTAG
- a CDS encoding aminotransferase class V-fold PLP-dependent enzyme has product MNDSFHNSNRIYFDCNATTPILKDACQAVLCTMEKVYGNPSSTHMAGAEAKMILERARIFASEVIQAKPSEIFFTSGATEAIQISVLSLLQWISAQKKLGTNFENKKILISATEHKAVPNAVEHWCKVLGLDIEIITIPVNEKGHLNLNVIEEHAQETIFLCTMAVNNETGLITNLKNIEKIIRKQAHHIYWLVDSVQALGKIDLKLSELSIDYATFSGHKIHAPKGIGFLYLRENAPQCPLIVGGGQEQGVRSGTENLPGIAAIGVVLEKLNQRKKGIESSQLRSEKELFEFRNILLNALNEAFPSIEFNTDLEESVPTTLNFSIYGLLSKEIMNAFDAAGISISGGSACNSKSIEYSHVLCAMNLPEWKKASGVRLSFSMMTTKNEILNGVQAILAAGKAFRNSCLNLSCSIENNNLDKIPDKSSFHGVIQFQYDYSNTWLLVDSNTKNCIIIDPTIESMDRIASFIQCRNLSVQAVLDTHSHADHESSRKKLLNKLNLIDNSNDILGWPGDENILLFNSNEWEIERLGTPGHTKDSVSYLVYNKTNEEKLEFVFVGDTILTGGLGRTDFGISAVNQFYNTLHLLNKKFDDNVLLCPAHDYNNSFATTWGVEKNTNKLLEKAINPFNVMSLNEFCEEKKLIDSELCSNKVQGKIICGLIQSSVHIEDKSEPTINPEKLNNEDFILIDIRDKTESLLFKDWNIFGIEFEPISIPMIQITNLMIDLLQKKSNFLNKKIVLLCSTGNRSLYIAKSFRRMGFQNVWSINGGVAFSRLRSDEKLNNDF; this is encoded by the coding sequence ATGAATGACTCATTTCATAATTCAAATAGAATTTATTTTGATTGTAATGCAACCACTCCAATTTTAAAGGATGCATGCCAAGCGGTTTTATGTACGATGGAAAAAGTTTATGGAAATCCAAGTAGTACACATATGGCTGGTGCCGAAGCAAAAATGATTTTAGAGAGAGCCCGCATTTTTGCTAGTGAAGTGATACAAGCAAAACCTTCCGAAATTTTTTTTACAAGTGGTGCCACAGAGGCTATTCAAATTTCAGTTTTATCTTTATTGCAATGGATTTCTGCTCAAAAAAAATTGGGAACTAATTTTGAAAATAAAAAAATATTAATCTCCGCAACAGAACATAAAGCAGTTCCTAATGCTGTAGAACATTGGTGTAAAGTTCTGGGATTAGATATTGAAATAATTACAATTCCTGTAAATGAAAAAGGGCATCTTAATTTAAATGTAATAGAGGAACATGCTCAAGAAACTATTTTTTTATGTACTATGGCTGTAAATAACGAAACAGGGTTAATTACAAATTTAAAAAATATTGAAAAAATTATAAGAAAGCAGGCGCATCATATATATTGGTTGGTTGATTCTGTCCAAGCTTTAGGAAAAATAGATTTAAAATTATCAGAATTAAGCATTGATTATGCAACATTTAGTGGTCATAAAATACACGCTCCAAAAGGAATCGGTTTTTTATATTTAAGAGAAAATGCTCCGCAGTGTCCTTTAATTGTAGGTGGAGGGCAAGAACAGGGCGTACGATCTGGCACTGAAAATCTTCCAGGAATTGCAGCAATAGGTGTAGTTTTAGAGAAATTAAATCAGAGAAAAAAGGGGATTGAATCTTCTCAATTACGTTCTGAAAAAGAATTATTTGAATTTAGAAATATATTATTAAATGCACTAAATGAAGCCTTTCCTTCAATAGAGTTTAATACCGATTTGGAAGAGTCAGTTCCTACAACATTAAATTTTTCTATTTACGGTCTATTATCAAAAGAAATTATGAATGCATTTGATGCTGCTGGAATTAGTATAAGCGGAGGGTCTGCTTGTAATTCTAAATCAATCGAATATAGTCACGTTTTATGCGCGATGAATTTACCTGAGTGGAAAAAAGCATCAGGTGTTCGATTATCTTTCAGTATGATGACAACAAAAAATGAAATATTAAATGGTGTTCAAGCTATATTAGCAGCGGGTAAAGCGTTTCGAAATTCTTGCTTAAACTTATCATGCAGTATTGAAAATAATAATTTAGATAAAATACCAGATAAAAGTTCATTTCATGGTGTAATTCAATTTCAATATGACTATTCAAATACCTGGTTATTAGTAGATAGCAACACAAAAAATTGTATTATTATAGATCCTACAATAGAAAGTATGGATAGAATTGCAAGTTTTATTCAATGCAGAAATTTGTCTGTACAAGCTGTATTAGATACTCATTCACATGCTGATCATGAGTCATCAAGAAAAAAACTTTTAAATAAATTAAACTTGATAGATAATTCAAATGATATTTTAGGTTGGCCAGGAGATGAAAATATACTTCTTTTTAATTCAAACGAGTGGGAAATAGAAAGGCTTGGAACTCCAGGTCACACAAAAGATAGTGTTTCTTATTTAGTTTACAATAAAACGAATGAAGAAAAATTAGAATTTGTTTTTGTAGGCGATACTATTTTAACAGGAGGATTAGGTAGAACGGATTTTGGAATTAGTGCTGTAAATCAATTTTATAATACTCTCCATTTATTAAACAAAAAATTTGATGATAATGTCCTTTTATGTCCAGCTCATGACTATAATAATAGTTTTGCGACTACTTGGGGTGTTGAAAAAAATACAAATAAATTATTAGAAAAAGCAATAAACCCATTTAATGTAATGAGTCTAAATGAATTTTGTGAAGAAAAAAAATTAATTGATTCTGAATTGTGCTCAAATAAAGTTCAAGGAAAAATAATTTGTGGATTAATTCAAAGTTCAGTTCATATAGAAGATAAATCAGAACCAACAATAAATCCTGAAAAGTTAAATAATGAAGACTTTATTTTAATTGATATCAGAGATAAAACAGAATCTCTTTTATTTAAAGATTGGAACATATTTGGAATTGAGTTTGAACCTATTAGTATTCCAATGATACAAATAACAAATTTAATGATAGACTTGCTTCAAAAAAAATCGAACTTTTTAAATAAAAAAATCGTTTTATTATGCTCAACAGGAAATCGTTCTTTATATATTGCTAAAAGCTTTAGGCGTATGGGATTTCAAAATGTCTGGAGTATTAATGGTGGTGTTGCTTTTTCTAGATTAAGAAGTGATGAAAAATTAAATAATGATTTTTAA
- the msrB gene encoding peptide-methionine (R)-S-oxide reductase MsrB translates to MVGYAMADKTDSKFEKVDKNEQLKKLTPLQIEVTQKEGTERAFDNAYWNNKEPGIYVDVVTGEPLFSSTDKYDSGTGWPSFTKPIDDKYINFSKDQSLPSETRTEVKSKFGKSHLGHVFDDGPGPTKKRYCINSASLRFIPAAQLEKEGYGHYSYLFKKK, encoded by the coding sequence ATGGTTGGATACGCAATGGCTGATAAAACAGACTCTAAATTTGAAAAAGTTGATAAAAATGAACAACTAAAGAAATTAACCCCCCTTCAAATTGAAGTTACTCAAAAAGAAGGAACCGAAAGAGCATTTGATAATGCTTATTGGAATAATAAAGAACCAGGTATTTATGTCGATGTCGTAACAGGTGAGCCCCTCTTTAGTTCTACTGATAAGTATGACTCAGGGACAGGATGGCCAAGTTTTACAAAACCAATAGATGATAAGTATATAAACTTTTCTAAAGACCAATCTCTCCCTTCAGAAACAAGAACTGAAGTAAAATCAAAATTTGGAAAATCGCATTTAGGTCACGTCTTCGATGATGGTCCTGGACCCACTAAAAAAAGATACTGTATTAATTCCGCTTCGCTACGTTTTATACCTGCCGCTCAATTAGAAAAAGAAGGCTACGGACATTATTCTTATTTATTTAAAAAGAAATAA
- a CDS encoding bestrophin family protein, whose product MNQIDLNYKNLNYFNKHEKNSFVKTALTWNGSVTPKVLHRVLLIMIYSFLVSKINRFIPLPTLSLSPFQYTGFALSVLLVLRINAGLERWWEARKHWGQIVNQSRNLAIIIYCYCSNDKEKINKILNYISCWPYIIMSNLRNQEIHPKVYSLLDKEDIEKIIKSEHKPTLLALKIDCLIKELRGNGLDNYSYNQAQNERFLLLDAVGACERISSTPIPFVLAIKIRRFILLFLILLPFCLSDKNEFYTSFICGLVAYPLLSLDEIGIQLQNPFSIKSLSCLPIEEICQKIYDNILKIKEYKNE is encoded by the coding sequence ATGAATCAAATAGATTTGAACTATAAAAATTTAAATTATTTTAATAAGCATGAAAAAAATTCATTCGTTAAAACAGCTCTAACTTGGAATGGTTCTGTAACACCCAAAGTTTTACATAGAGTTTTACTAATAATGATCTATTCTTTTTTAGTAAGCAAAATAAATCGATTTATTCCTTTACCTACTTTATCCTTAAGCCCTTTCCAATACACAGGATTTGCCTTAAGTGTTCTTCTTGTATTAAGAATAAATGCAGGTTTAGAAAGATGGTGGGAAGCTAGAAAACATTGGGGTCAAATTGTAAATCAAAGTAGAAATTTAGCTATAATAATTTATTGCTATTGTAGTAATGATAAAGAAAAAATAAATAAAATTTTAAATTATATTTCTTGTTGGCCTTATATTATAATGTCAAATCTTAGAAATCAAGAAATTCATCCAAAAGTATATTCATTATTAGATAAAGAAGATATAGAAAAAATTATTAAATCAGAGCATAAGCCAACTCTTCTTGCTTTAAAAATAGATTGCCTTATTAAAGAACTAAGAGGTAATGGATTAGATAATTACAGCTACAATCAAGCGCAGAATGAAAGATTTTTATTACTTGATGCTGTAGGAGCATGTGAAAGAATATCAAGTACACCAATACCTTTTGTATTAGCTATAAAAATAAGAAGATTTATACTTTTATTTTTAATTTTACTCCCATTTTGCTTAAGTGATAAAAATGAGTTTTATACATCATTTATTTGTGGATTAGTTGCATATCCGCTTTTATCATTAGATGAAATTGGAATACAACTACAAAATCCTTTTTCTATTAAAAGCTTAAGTTGTTTACCTATAGAAGAAATATGTCAAAAAATTTATGATAATATTTTAAAAATTAAGGAATATAAAAATGAATAA